A single window of Vibrio alfacsensis DNA harbors:
- a CDS encoding MFS transporter yields MPLALLALTLSAFAIGTTEFVIVGLIPTMASDLNVSLPSAGLLVSLYALGVAIGAPVLTALTGKWNRKHVLLAVMSLFVIGNLLAWQAPGYNTLIVARILTGLAHGVFFSIGSTIATGLVPKEKAASAIAIMFTGLTVALVTGVPIGTYIGQTFGWQSTFLIVAMLGIIALIGSAFLVPSNLKQPAAAKLSSQLKVLTQPRLLLVYAITALGYGGTFTAFTFLAPILQQETGFGANAISLIMLVYGVSVAIGNIWGGKMADKMGPIKALTIIFSGLATVLVIFDFTAVNPIAAVATILVWGAFAFGNVPGLQVYVVKLAEKYTPDAVDVASGLNIAAFNVGIALGSWGGGMIVSEMGLMHTPWVGALIVLIALVLTRMSGRLDKRTAIHISQESALVR; encoded by the coding sequence ATGCCATTAGCACTTCTTGCATTGACGCTAAGCGCCTTTGCTATCGGTACAACAGAGTTTGTGATTGTCGGGCTAATACCGACCATGGCTTCTGACCTAAATGTCTCACTACCATCCGCTGGACTGCTAGTGAGCCTCTATGCATTGGGCGTTGCAATTGGTGCCCCTGTTTTAACCGCGCTTACGGGGAAATGGAACCGTAAGCATGTGCTCCTTGCGGTTATGTCTCTATTTGTGATTGGCAACTTATTGGCATGGCAAGCCCCCGGTTACAACACCCTTATCGTCGCTCGTATTTTGACTGGTTTAGCCCATGGCGTATTTTTCTCTATCGGCTCTACGATTGCGACAGGCTTAGTACCCAAAGAAAAAGCAGCAAGTGCGATTGCGATTATGTTCACAGGATTAACGGTTGCGCTAGTGACAGGTGTTCCAATTGGCACCTATATTGGTCAAACCTTTGGTTGGCAATCAACTTTTCTGATCGTTGCAATGTTAGGAATTATTGCGCTAATAGGCAGTGCTTTCTTAGTACCAAGCAACCTAAAACAGCCAGCTGCCGCTAAATTGTCATCGCAGCTAAAGGTATTAACCCAACCAAGATTACTACTCGTTTATGCAATTACGGCATTGGGTTACGGTGGTACCTTTACCGCTTTTACTTTCCTTGCTCCGATTTTGCAACAGGAAACTGGATTTGGCGCCAATGCGATTAGCTTGATTATGTTGGTGTACGGCGTATCCGTGGCAATTGGTAATATTTGGGGCGGAAAAATGGCCGATAAGATGGGGCCAATTAAAGCGCTGACGATTATTTTTTCTGGGCTCGCTACTGTCCTCGTTATATTTGACTTTACAGCTGTTAACCCTATAGCAGCAGTAGCAACCATTTTAGTTTGGGGGGCCTTTGCATTCGGTAATGTGCCTGGCTTGCAAGTTTATGTCGTGAAACTGGCTGAAAAATATACCCCTGATGCAGTAGATGTTGCCTCTGGTCTAAACATTGCGGCGTTTAACGTGGGGATTGCTCTTGGTTCATGGGGTGGCGGTATGATTGTGTCTGAAATGGGATTGATGCATACCCCTTGGGTTGGTGCCTTAATCGTTCTCATAGCACTCGTTCTAACTCGCATGAGTGGCCGCCTTGATAAACGTACAGCAATTCATATATCACAAGAAAGCGCACTTGTGAGATAA
- a CDS encoding DMT family transporter, which produces MTLIILLAIASGMALSAQAAINGQLGEKVGVIESSLLTFSMGTVITGLLIFFFEPSYDATLLTVPKWQLAGALFGIIYMIVMVAAVPKVGVAIATVATILGQMIMSLVIDTQGWLGNAPIELNYWRIAAMVCIACALVCIYLANAQTQKVLEAPVTKENMTNLIKDPKYVS; this is translated from the coding sequence ATGACACTAATTATTTTACTTGCGATTGCGTCAGGCATGGCCCTGAGTGCTCAAGCGGCGATCAACGGCCAACTTGGCGAAAAAGTGGGGGTGATTGAAAGCTCTTTACTTACATTTAGCATGGGTACGGTCATTACTGGGCTATTGATTTTTTTCTTTGAACCGAGTTATGACGCAACGCTGTTAACGGTGCCTAAGTGGCAACTTGCGGGAGCACTGTTTGGCATTATCTATATGATCGTAATGGTTGCAGCTGTGCCTAAAGTTGGTGTCGCCATCGCCACGGTGGCAACTATTTTAGGTCAGATGATCATGAGCCTAGTGATTGATACCCAAGGCTGGCTTGGTAATGCACCGATTGAACTGAATTATTGGCGTATTGCAGCAATGGTGTGTATTGCGTGCGCATTGGTTTGTATTTATCTCGCAAATGCTCAAACACAAAAAGTGTTAGAAGCGCCTGTGACAAAAGAAAACATGACTAACCTTATAAAGGATCCAAAATATGTCAGCTAA
- a CDS encoding DMT family transporter, with amino-acid sequence MNIIFIALIVFAGMGLSFEAGLLGPLGEQVGHLWATLSIFGVGTALLWMIRHFTPQGKFSAWNTIPKWQLIGGLLGPIYVVTLTLSTPILGVAMTMVCVLLGQITKSFAIDYFGWFGMTKQATNPLRMLGVVFIFLALCFVYLGGQ; translated from the coding sequence ATGAACATTATATTTATTGCTCTGATTGTGTTCGCGGGCATGGGGCTGTCTTTCGAGGCAGGCCTTTTAGGTCCTCTAGGCGAGCAAGTCGGTCACTTATGGGCAACCTTGAGTATCTTTGGTGTGGGTACAGCGCTGCTTTGGATGATTCGTCATTTTACTCCGCAAGGAAAGTTCTCTGCTTGGAATACCATTCCAAAATGGCAACTTATCGGTGGTTTATTAGGGCCTATTTACGTGGTCACACTAACGTTATCGACACCGATTTTGGGAGTGGCGATGACCATGGTTTGCGTTTTGCTCGGGCAAATTACGAAGAGCTTTGCGATTGACTACTTCGGCTGGTTCGGTATGACAAAACAAGCCACTAATCCATTGCGTATGCTTGGTGTGGTGTTTATTTTTCTGGCACTTTGTTTTGTCTACTTGGGAGGGCAGTAA
- a CDS encoding VOC family protein, with protein sequence MAIPGLKKPDHIGFTVPNLDEAITFFREHFDFELAYEFGPFASTDDWMQDHLNVHARAEITKIAVMSAKGINLEIFEYADTIERNKTAPNNADIGGHHLAFYVEDMDAAVSYLKDQGIKVLGEPTIMTEGPTEGESWVYFMAPWECS encoded by the coding sequence ATGGCTATTCCAGGATTAAAGAAACCAGATCACATTGGGTTCACGGTTCCAAACCTCGATGAAGCGATTACATTCTTCCGAGAGCACTTTGATTTTGAATTGGCTTACGAGTTTGGTCCATTCGCTTCGACTGACGATTGGATGCAAGATCATTTAAATGTTCACGCACGAGCGGAAATCACCAAGATTGCAGTGATGAGCGCGAAGGGGATTAACTTAGAGATCTTTGAATACGCAGACACGATAGAACGCAATAAGACAGCACCAAATAACGCCGACATTGGCGGTCATCATCTTGCTTTCTACGTTGAGGATATGGACGCGGCCGTTTCGTATCTAAAAGATCAAGGTATTAAAGTGCTTGGTGAGCCAACCATCATGACTGAAGGCCCAACGGAGGGCGAATCATGGGTCTACTTTATGGCACCTTGGGAATGCAGTTAG
- a CDS encoding lactoylglutathione lyase family protein: protein MITPPNTNHTYPRSFSHIGISVPDLDAAVKFYTEVLGWYLIMKPTEILEDDSAIGEMCTDVFGAGWERFRIAHLSTGDRVGVEIFEFKDQENPEDNFEYWKTGIFHFCVQDPDVEGLAEKIVAAGGKKRMKAPRYYYPGEKPYRMIYMEDPFGNILEIYSHSYELHYSAGAY, encoded by the coding sequence ATGATTACCCCACCGAACACCAACCATACCTATCCGCGATCTTTTAGCCATATTGGCATTTCGGTTCCTGATTTAGATGCGGCAGTAAAATTTTATACTGAGGTTCTAGGCTGGTATCTGATCATGAAACCCACCGAGATTCTTGAGGATGACTCGGCGATAGGTGAAATGTGTACCGATGTATTTGGCGCTGGATGGGAACGATTTAGAATTGCTCACTTGTCTACTGGTGACCGAGTTGGTGTGGAGATCTTCGAATTTAAAGATCAAGAAAACCCAGAAGATAACTTTGAGTATTGGAAAACAGGTATCTTTCATTTTTGTGTGCAAGACCCTGATGTAGAGGGACTCGCAGAAAAGATTGTCGCGGCCGGGGGCAAAAAACGTATGAAAGCACCCCGCTATTATTATCCAGGAGAAAAGCCATATCGAATGATCTATATGGAAGACCCGTTTGGTAACATTCTCGAAATCTATAGCCACAGTTATGAGTTGCACTATTCTGCGGGCGCATACTAG
- a CDS encoding LysR family transcriptional regulator, which produces MNYDVSLLEIKLFLMTTQFGNFSEVARRQDMTPSSVSRKMAQLEEKVGTKLLHRHTRSISLTDEGVAFNKQCTDIINQYERVVEHIEQRANTPRGTVKISAPVAFGRLHIAPYLPELLERYPLLKVEIQQTDAFVDPAAESIDLMIRIGVPQDSSLRMKRFAKQRYIMAASPSYLKSYGIPSKPEELEQHNCLVFKGTSGLQRWFVGKDKLEPYEVSGSLYSNNAETLVVSAVGGSGIVVFPTWLIGEELKSGKLVPLLENYEVSTSLEQQSISALYLETDNLAAKVRVVIDFLEEKFRSTSSHTLCYWDVV; this is translated from the coding sequence GTGAATTACGATGTGTCTTTATTGGAAATAAAACTATTTTTGATGACAACACAGTTTGGCAATTTCTCTGAAGTGGCACGTCGGCAAGATATGACACCATCGTCAGTATCTCGTAAAATGGCACAGTTAGAAGAGAAAGTCGGCACCAAACTGTTACATCGTCATACCCGTTCGATCTCATTGACCGATGAAGGTGTGGCATTTAATAAGCAATGTACGGATATTATCAATCAGTATGAACGTGTTGTTGAGCACATCGAACAGCGAGCAAATACACCTCGTGGCACCGTTAAAATCAGTGCCCCGGTTGCTTTTGGACGGCTTCACATCGCTCCCTATCTACCGGAACTATTAGAACGTTATCCACTTCTTAAAGTTGAAATTCAGCAGACTGACGCCTTTGTCGATCCCGCCGCAGAGTCGATTGATTTAATGATCCGCATTGGTGTACCGCAAGACTCTTCCCTAAGAATGAAACGTTTTGCCAAGCAGCGCTATATAATGGCGGCAAGCCCAAGTTATCTAAAGTCTTATGGCATCCCAAGTAAACCAGAAGAACTCGAACAACATAACTGTCTTGTGTTTAAGGGCACCAGTGGATTGCAGCGTTGGTTTGTCGGTAAGGATAAATTAGAACCGTATGAGGTTTCTGGGTCACTCTACAGTAACAATGCGGAAACCTTGGTCGTAAGTGCGGTGGGTGGAAGCGGGATAGTGGTTTTTCCTACTTGGTTGATTGGGGAAGAATTAAAGAGTGGTAAGTTGGTCCCTTTACTAGAAAATTACGAAGTTTCGACTAGTCTAGAACAGCAATCTATTAGTGCACTTTATCTTGAGACGGATAACCTTGCAGCAAAAGTGAGGGTAGTGATTGACTTTTTAGAAGAGAAATTCCGTAGCACAAGTAGTCACACCTTATGCTACTGGGACGTTGTCTAG